Proteins from a single region of Sylvia atricapilla isolate bSylAtr1 chromosome 9, bSylAtr1.pri, whole genome shotgun sequence:
- the DEPDC1 gene encoding DEP domain-containing protein 1A isoform X1 encodes MAGPGPGPGPGPYRATRLWNEVTRCFRAGMPVRRHRQRLRSHGSCFTAAEAADWLHQVLRGHSSFGPDVSRQQTVQLLRKFLKNHVIEDIKGRWGTENLEDNGALYRFPPTSPVKPLPSPPRETLENFSGDKGKLFKLPSSSKRALKKQDFLQSVENLPRPKADVTEEKKEDTLQRREISQEYVQETWRNIIQIHLQTILGLPSLEEVLQPAQIIPEFVMYNMNNTSKHGVVILQDKAEDLPHWVLSAMKCLAYWPRNNDMSQATYNGFERDVFKTVADYFLSLPEPLLTFEYYELFVNILVICGYIQIPDLGSGKRSVQEEKCDPQPSKTPHLNSFKSTECLLLSLLLKESDKEKGEASRRFSSEELRAQNQHGKKWQQHKLPRQQGSAGNPMGGSCQNLAGFRNDREPPGAFRTRCYSLERIGAAAQSVCDKGGYAPLRGGAVRSRELLEEHRVNSGLELGWDNSGQSQSQGLRRVPAPSPCREQLWGGSHGSKGTRCSLSLLGRSSSRSCSAIHTPRAEITVRPQPWGQGKASPSVAISIQKRLCRSSTELSGGSVPFSPCVLAGTNLLQPHLERIAVEALQICCLLLPPPQRRKLQLLLRMMARVSGNVDMPRLHDAMGTRTLLIQTFSRCVLRCAEEEDLDELLSTRLVSFLMDHQQEIFQVPTYLQLAVWDHLEYMKMAQCKEEKEDICAILPTYSYCKQITPQEFEEQKVSTSQAAVAELLENIIKDKNLSVKDKKKKLKQFQKEYPQIYRSRFPTTESEALLLDNKPTIKQPMLSLRKPKFRSLRY; translated from the exons ATGGCCgggccgggaccgggaccgggaccggggcCGTACCGAGCCACCAGGCTG TGGAACGAGGTGACCCGGTGTTTCCGGGCCGGGATGCCCGTGCGGCGGCACCGGCAGCGGCTGCGCTCGCACGGCAGCTGCTTCACGGCCGCCGAGGCCGCGGACTGGCTGCACCAGGTGCTCCGCGGCCACAGCAGCTTCGGGCCCGACGTCAGCCGGCAGCAAACCGTGCAGCTCCTGCGGAAATTCCTCAAGAACCACGTCATCGAGGACATCAAGGGCAGGTGGGGGACGGAGAATCTGGAAGACAACGGTGCTCTGTACAG ATTTCCTCCAACATCTCCAGTCAAACCTCTACCAAGCCCACCAAGGGAGACCTTGGAAAACTTCTCTGGAGACAAAGGGAAGCTTTTTAAACTGCCCAGTTCATCCAAGAGGGCTTTGAAAAAACAGGACTTCCTGCAGTCTGTG GAAAACTTACCAAGACCAAAAGCTGAtgtaacagaagaaaaaaaggaagacacaCTGCAAAGGAGGGAAATAAGCCAGGAATATGTGCAAGAAACATGGAGAAATATCATCCAGATCCA tCTGCAAACCATTCTGGGACTGCCCTCATTGGAGGAAGttctgcagccagcccagatCATCCCTGAGTTTGTCATGTACAACATGAACAACACCAGCAAACACGGGGTGGTGATCCTGCAGGACAAAGCAG AAGACCTCCCTCACTGGGTGCTGTCAGCCATGAAGTGCTTGGCCTACT GGCCCAGGAACAATGACATGAGCCAAGCCACCTACAATGGCTTTGAGAGGGATGTGTTCAAAACAGTTGCTGATTATTTTCTCAGTCTTCCTGAGCCATTGCTTACTTTTGAATACTATGAGCTCTTTGTTAATATCTTAG TTATTTGTGGCTACATCCAAATTCCTGATCTGGGCAGTGGAAAACGTTCTGTCCAAGAGGAGAAATGTGACCCTCAGCCTTCAAAAACTCCTCACTTGAACTCTTTCAAGTCCACTGAGTGTCTTCTCCTAAGCCTGCTCCTCAAAGAGTCTgacaaggagaaaggagaagctTCCAGGAGGTTTTCCTCAGAAGAGCTGAGAGCCCAAAACCAACATGGAAAGAaatggcagcagcacaaactgCCCCGTCAGcaaggcagtgctgggaacCCGATGGGAGGGAGCTGCCAGAATCTTGCAGGATTCAGAAATGACCGAGAGCCACCTGGAGCATTTAGGACAAGGTGTTACTCCTTGGAAAGAattggagctgctgctcaaagTGTGTGTGATAAAGGAGGATATGCCCCCCTCAGGGGAGGCGCTGTGAGAAGCAGAGAACTGCTGGAGGAGCACAGAGTGAactcagggctggagctgggctgggataaCTCAGGTCAAAGCCAGAGCCAAGGCCTCAGGAGGGTCCCTGCcccttctccctgcagggagcagctgtggggtggcAGCCACGGATCCAAGGGGACACGCTGCTCCCTGAgcctgctgggcaggagcagctccaggagctgcagtgccatccacacacccagggctgagATCACAGTGcgcccacagccctggggacaaggaAAAGCCAGCCCCTCCGTGGCCATCAGCATCCAAAAGAgactctgcaggagcagcacagagctgtcaggAGGCTCTGTCCCCTTCTCCCCTTGTGTGTTGGCTGGCACAA ATCTCCTGCAGCCTCACCTGGAGAGAATTGCAGTGGAAGCTCTGCAGatctgctgtttgctgctgccacccccGCAGCgcaggaagctgcagctgctgctgaggatgaTGGCCAGGGTCAGTGGCAACGTTGACATGCCACGGCTGCACGATGCCATGGGCACCAGGACCTTG CTGATCCAGACCTTTTCCCGCTGTGTCCTGCgctgtgcagaggaggaagacCTGGATGAGCTGCTTTCCACACGTTTGGTTTCCTTCCTGATGGATCATCAGCAGGAAATATTCCAAGTCCCAACTTACCTGCAGCTTGCAGTGTGGGATCACCTGGAGTACATGAAGATGGCTCAG tgcaaagaggaaaaagaagacatttgTGCCATCTTGCCAACGTATTCCTACTGCAAACAAATCACTCCTCAGGAGTTTGAAGAACAAAAGGTCTCCACCTCACAggctgcagtggcagagctCCTAGAGAACATCATCAAGGATAAAAACCTCTCTGtgaaggacaaaaagaaaaagttaaaacag ttcCAGAAGGAATATCCCCAGATCTACAGGAGCAGGTTCCCAACCACGGAGTCAGAAGCTCTGCTCCTGGACAACAAACCCACCATCAAACAGCCCATGCTGAGCCTCAGGAAACCCAAATTTCGCAGCCTCAGGTACTGA
- the DEPDC1 gene encoding DEP domain-containing protein 1A isoform X2, which yields MAGPGPGPGPGPYRATRLWNEVTRCFRAGMPVRRHRQRLRSHGSCFTAAEAADWLHQVLRGHSSFGPDVSRQQTVQLLRKFLKNHVIEDIKGRWGTENLEDNGALYRFPPTSPVKPLPSPPRETLENFSGDKGKLFKLPSSSKRALKKQDFLQSVENLPRPKADVTEEKKEDTLQRREISQEYVQETWRNIIQIHLQTILGLPSLEEVLQPAQIIPEFVMYNMNNTSKHGVVILQDKAEDLPHWVLSAMKCLAYWPRNNDMSQATYNGFERDVFKTVADYFLSLPEPLLTFEYYELFVNILDLLQPHLERIAVEALQICCLLLPPPQRRKLQLLLRMMARVSGNVDMPRLHDAMGTRTLLIQTFSRCVLRCAEEEDLDELLSTRLVSFLMDHQQEIFQVPTYLQLAVWDHLEYMKMAQCKEEKEDICAILPTYSYCKQITPQEFEEQKVSTSQAAVAELLENIIKDKNLSVKDKKKKLKQFQKEYPQIYRSRFPTTESEALLLDNKPTIKQPMLSLRKPKFRSLRY from the exons ATGGCCgggccgggaccgggaccgggaccggggcCGTACCGAGCCACCAGGCTG TGGAACGAGGTGACCCGGTGTTTCCGGGCCGGGATGCCCGTGCGGCGGCACCGGCAGCGGCTGCGCTCGCACGGCAGCTGCTTCACGGCCGCCGAGGCCGCGGACTGGCTGCACCAGGTGCTCCGCGGCCACAGCAGCTTCGGGCCCGACGTCAGCCGGCAGCAAACCGTGCAGCTCCTGCGGAAATTCCTCAAGAACCACGTCATCGAGGACATCAAGGGCAGGTGGGGGACGGAGAATCTGGAAGACAACGGTGCTCTGTACAG ATTTCCTCCAACATCTCCAGTCAAACCTCTACCAAGCCCACCAAGGGAGACCTTGGAAAACTTCTCTGGAGACAAAGGGAAGCTTTTTAAACTGCCCAGTTCATCCAAGAGGGCTTTGAAAAAACAGGACTTCCTGCAGTCTGTG GAAAACTTACCAAGACCAAAAGCTGAtgtaacagaagaaaaaaaggaagacacaCTGCAAAGGAGGGAAATAAGCCAGGAATATGTGCAAGAAACATGGAGAAATATCATCCAGATCCA tCTGCAAACCATTCTGGGACTGCCCTCATTGGAGGAAGttctgcagccagcccagatCATCCCTGAGTTTGTCATGTACAACATGAACAACACCAGCAAACACGGGGTGGTGATCCTGCAGGACAAAGCAG AAGACCTCCCTCACTGGGTGCTGTCAGCCATGAAGTGCTTGGCCTACT GGCCCAGGAACAATGACATGAGCCAAGCCACCTACAATGGCTTTGAGAGGGATGTGTTCAAAACAGTTGCTGATTATTTTCTCAGTCTTCCTGAGCCATTGCTTACTTTTGAATACTATGAGCTCTTTGTTAATATCTTAG ATCTCCTGCAGCCTCACCTGGAGAGAATTGCAGTGGAAGCTCTGCAGatctgctgtttgctgctgccacccccGCAGCgcaggaagctgcagctgctgctgaggatgaTGGCCAGGGTCAGTGGCAACGTTGACATGCCACGGCTGCACGATGCCATGGGCACCAGGACCTTG CTGATCCAGACCTTTTCCCGCTGTGTCCTGCgctgtgcagaggaggaagacCTGGATGAGCTGCTTTCCACACGTTTGGTTTCCTTCCTGATGGATCATCAGCAGGAAATATTCCAAGTCCCAACTTACCTGCAGCTTGCAGTGTGGGATCACCTGGAGTACATGAAGATGGCTCAG tgcaaagaggaaaaagaagacatttgTGCCATCTTGCCAACGTATTCCTACTGCAAACAAATCACTCCTCAGGAGTTTGAAGAACAAAAGGTCTCCACCTCACAggctgcagtggcagagctCCTAGAGAACATCATCAAGGATAAAAACCTCTCTGtgaaggacaaaaagaaaaagttaaaacag ttcCAGAAGGAATATCCCCAGATCTACAGGAGCAGGTTCCCAACCACGGAGTCAGAAGCTCTGCTCCTGGACAACAAACCCACCATCAAACAGCCCATGCTGAGCCTCAGGAAACCCAAATTTCGCAGCCTCAGGTACTGA